The genomic DNA CCGCAGATTTTGGCAAAAGCTTGAATCCATGGCGCGATGCCATTGACATAACGAACACGGCCCGAGCGGTACGTCGGCGTGCAAACGCGTCCTTTTACTTCTTTATAGATGCTTGCCGGGACTGTAAGCCAGAAGCGCTAAGGCCTGGTGCAGGGCAGTCTTCGTTGGACGAGTTCGAACCAGAAAAGGATGTGCTGTCCTTCTCGCGTTTGATGGTTTGGGCCGTCGGCGATGGGCGCCAGGCGCACGCTCCCAAAGGAGGGGTGTCACGGTTTACTTCGGCGATTATCAAAGCACTTTCGGGTTTCTGCGCAGAGGCCGTGCCAGAGGAGAATACCTGGGTCGTAACGGGCGCAACGTTATGCACCTCTATTGAGAGAATATTGGAAGAAGAGAATAGATCTCTTGAGCCAAGGTATCGACAGCATATTGAATTCCAACGAATTGGCTCGAAAGTCTTTCACTTTGAAACTCGACGGCCTCAGAATGTGGCTACTACGAGGTCTGTCTTGCCTGTCAACTTGCGCGTTCGAGAAGAGCTAGAAAGGATGCCTGGTGGGGCAGCTCTTCCGCCAATGCTAAGAGAGTTCTTGGCTGAGGTAGTAGAAACTGGTCAGCGATCATTGGAGGAAATCGAACAGTTAGCTGATTCCTGCGTGCGACAGTCGAAGCTACTTGCCCAACAACTTGCCGTTGAGCGCGACCGCGAGGTGGCAGGACAAGCGCAAGCGCTGCTTGACGCAGGGAAATTGGAGGAAGCGGGAACAGTGTTTGAGGAGCTCATTCGAGAAGCGGAGTCGAGACTAGGAACATACTATCAGAGCCGAGCCGAGGTAGCGTGGTTGGCGCTATCCTATGATTCGGATTTACTTGCGGAAGAAGCTGAGAAATGGTTCCGCAGAGCGTCCGAACACGGAAGTTTAGATGGGCACTATTATCTTGGTAGACTACTCTGGGAAAAGGGTGAATATAACGAAGCGTTACAAACGATACGCGAGGCAGCCTGGAGCGGCCATAATTTGGCCGAAGAGATTCTATTTGAATGGGAAAAAGGTCTATAATTTACCGCAGCTGGTTCACATCAAAGGAGATGGACCTCATATCCTAGGCTAGCAGTGTGGTCCTCGACTTCTCAAGGGCCGAAAACCCACGGGCAACGCATACAGCGAATTTGACAGGCGGTTGAAGCAGCAGTCGTACAACTATTGGCAGGACGGGTGGGCTGAACATGGTGCGACGTAAACTTACTATCGAGCACAATGATCCCGCTGATAGAGCTCCCGTTCCGTGCCCGTGGGCGCCAGCGGCTTCCTGGTTTAGAGGGCGATCACTCATCTGTCCTTTCGATCAACGGGGAAGTAGTCTGCGTTCGGCTTGGACCGGGCGCGGAGCTAGCTGCCGGGTCTGATGAGCTGGTTCCGGCGGCAAGCGGATTGCGCCTACCGGTGGCTGCGGGTGTTGTGGGTCTGCCGAGTCAGCGTGGCCAGCCTGTTGATTGGCTTACTCATCCTTCTGCTAGCGCCGCAATCGCAGGATCTGTTCCGAGAGGTGACACCGGACGCCGGCAGCGTCTGGGAGATCTTCGGTCCGTTCCGCGGCCCGCTTTATTGGTTCGCCTTCCAATTGCTGGCTTTCATCTGCTGGGCAATGCCGGTGCACTACGCGGCGCGGATGCTGCTCCAGCACGACGTCGGCCTATTCGACCGGGCCGAGGCGCAGACTTTGTATCCGCCTATCTTCCGCTGGGTACCACGGATATTGGGCATCGGCTGCTTCGTGGCGTTGCTGCTCGGCGAGGCATTCGCATGGGCAGGTATTCCCTCCTGTGAATCCTCAAATGCTATCTGCCAAGAGCAGGTCGACATCGAGGAAATGCATCTCGTGTTTCTGATCCTCAGCACCACCGTCGCCCTAGCCGTCTTCTGGATCTTCGTGGTCAAGCGGCGCGCCTTCGTCGCCGGCGTCAAAGATTGGCGGCAGGGTCCCGCAGGATTCTGGGCCGCGATGAGGATGGCCTACGCCACTTCGCTCCCCCCTCCGGTGCTGCCGTTCTACTTACCCGGAGCGGTGCGCAACCGCGGCCGGACCGCGCCGCAACCACCTGACGGCCTCGCGGGCGCCAAGAAGGCACGCCTCATCGGTGCGACCATATTGTTGATCGTCTCGGTGCTGCCATCGGTCTTTCTGCTGATCGAGCCAGCCTGGACCGCGCAGTGGTTTGCCCGCGCCTTCTTGTTCGTCGTCGTCCTCGGTGCATGGGTGCCACTGCTGTCATTACTGGCCTTCACAAGCCACTATCTGCGTTTCCCGGTGATCCTCTCCGTCTACGTAGTGCTCGGGATATTCGGCTACTTCAACGACGATCACTATGACATGCGCGTAGTAGAGCACCGGACCGCGAGCGATCCACGACCGAACTTCGAGGAAGCGCTGGAAATGTGGCGCAAGCATGGTGGCGACGACGCCCCAATCATCGTCGCCACCGCCGGCGGCGCCAGCCGCGCCGCCTACCATACTGGCCTGGTGCTGGGCTACCTGCACGAGAACTACCCGGCGTTCCGCGATCGGCTGTTCGCCATCAGCGGCGTCTCCGGCGGCTCCCTCGGGGCGGCGGTCTATGCTTCGCTTGCCGACCGCCCTGACCCGCCGTGTCAGCACCTCGAAGGCGCTCCGATGAGCCTGGGGGAATGCCTCAACGCCGTACTGCTTGGTGATTTCCTGTCGCCGCTGACGATCGCCTTCGCGTTCCACGACATCACTCAACTGCCGCTGGCCGATCGGGCTCAGGTGCTCGAGCGCTCCTGGGAGCGGCGCTACGCGACGTTTGCCCGCCCGGCGGTCGGCGATGACGGCTTGGCGCGCGACTTCACTGCCTTCTTGCCTGGGAAGAATCGTTGGCGGCCGCTGCTGCTACTGAACGGCACATCGGTGGAGTCCGGCAAGCGGCTGATTGCTTCACACCTACGGTTCGCTGAAAGTGATGAGCCCTTGTTCGTCGATACTTACGACGCTCTCAGTGTTCTCAACTCCGGCCAATCGGCGAAGGATGCCCCGCCTTGGCACTCGTTCCGGCTCTCGACGGCGGTTACGGTGAGCGCCCGCTTTCCCCTGATCACGCCGGCTGGCAATCTGCGCGACCGTGGCGGCCAGATCGCCGACCGCGTGGTGGACGGCGGCTACTTTGAGAATTTCGGCGCCCTCACGGCGGCCGACCTGGCCCGTCGGTTGTACCGCCGGACCGATGTGATGCCGTTCGTCATCCAGATCTCCAGCGATCCCGATCTTGAGCTAGCAGAGCGCCCGAGGATGCCCGACGCTGACGACCAGCAATGGGCCACCACCGTGCGCTCGATATTCGATGCCTTCTTTGCCACCCGCACCGCGCGGGGATCGCTTGCCACCGCGGCGCTGCGCAACCAGCTCTGCAACGACACGTTGCAACATCAGACCGACGCGCCGTGCCCGCACTACGCGCATATCCGGCTGCAGGGCATCGGCCGCGAGGTGTCGATGAGCTGGTGGTTGTCGACGCCGGTGCACCACTGGATCGAGGGACAGCTCTGCCAGCCTTACAATGCCGCAGCACTGGCCACCGTCGCCAAGGCGCTGGGCCGCGGCGAGCCGGTGCAGCCGCCGGGGTGCCCTTGACTCTAGGGCGGTTACAGCGAGCCTTTCTCTACCTGTACAAGCGGGATGTTCCTCCAAAGCCATCTCAGTCCTGCTCGAGACGAGAGCCCCTTCACTGAGACATTGCCCTTCTTCGTTTCGGCATTGGCGCGTTTGTTTATCCACTCTAGCGCGATGTCCGCGAAACCAACTTCTTCGTAGGAATCATCCACGCTGGAGTGCACACCTTGGAAAAAGGTCTGCTCAACCGGTTCGGTTTCCAATCCTTCAAGAGGGCATTGTCAGATCAACAAAGGTGGTGCGCCTTGTTCCGCCCCGGAGTTCCTAGACCCAGGCAAAGTACATTGGTTTGCCCGGAGATCTCCGAGCAGGCAGCGATGAAGCAGGGCAGCGAGCAGCTGTCTAAGACTATCAGATCAGTTTAATCTGACAATGCCCGCGTGATGGTTCGGAGGCAGGGTTTCAATGACGCTTAAGCTGCTGCACTCATCGGACTGGCAGATCGGCAAGGTATATCGCTTTGTCGATGACGGCACGATGGGGCTGCTTCAGGAGGCACGTCTCGCTGCGATCACCCGGCTTGGCAAGCTGGCGGTTGAGCACGGTGCCGGTCATGTTCTCGTAGCCGGTGACGTCTACGACATGGAGGCGTTGTCGCCGCGTTCTCTCAATCAGCCGCTGGAACGCATGCGGAAGTTTGAGAAGGTGACGTGGCATCTCATGCCTGGAAACCACGACCCGCATCGGCCGCACGGCCTCTGGGATCAGCTCATGCGAAGGGGCGTGCCGGACAATGTGATTGTCCACCTCTCGTCCGAGCCGAGGATATTCGAAAGCGATGGCTTCGTCGTGCTTCCTGCACCGCTCCAGTGCAGACGCACGCTTCAGGACCCCACTGCATACATGGATGAAGCGGAAACCCCGGACGGGATTATCCGCATAGGTCTCGCGCATGGCACGGTCACGGGCTTCGGTTCCGATGACAAGGACGTTCCGAACTACATCAATCCGGACAGGCCGAATGCGGCGCGGCTCGCCTATTTAGCCTTGGGCGATTGGCACGGACAGAAGAAGATCAGTGACAAGGTTTGGTACAGTGGCACACACGAGGCCGACGCCTTTGATGTGGAAGGCGGCGGACAGGCGCTTCTGGTCGAAATCCAGAGTGCTGATGCCGCGCCAGTCGTTACGCCGGTCGAGACCGGCCATTACCGGTGGATGACGTTGCGCGAGCAGATCAACAGTCGCGAAGAGATTGATGCTCTCGTCACGACCCTGCGCGGCAGTGGAGATGACCTGAACCGGATTCTGGTGCGCCTTTCGGTCGAGGGTGCCGTTTCGCTTCAGGACCGACAATATTTTGAGGAACAGATCGTCGAGCAGGTTTCGGCCGCCTTCTGTTATCTGCGGGTCGATGATGCGCGGCTCTTCCCGAGTCCCAGCGAAGAGGACCTAGATCAGATCGACCGGGGCGGCTTCGTGCGAACCGCTGCTGATGTCCTGAAGCAGAAGGCCGAGGACATGAGCGATCCCGATCATGAGATGGCCGCCCTGGCGCTTCAGCGGCTATACGTCGAGCACATGAAATTGCAGACGAGGAGCCAATGAAAATTCGCTCCATCGCTGTCAATCAGTTCAAGAAGTTCACGACGCCGATGTGTCTCGACGACATCGGCGACGGCCTGAACGTCGTTGTCGGCCCCAATGAAATGGGGAAGTCTACGCTGCTCGATGCGCTACGCGCCGCCCTGTTTGAGAAATACAGTTCCAAAGCGCAGCCGATTACGGCGCTACAGAATGACCGGAACCAAGCCGCACCTGTCGTGGAGCTCGCATTCGAGGTCGACGGCGGGATTTATCGGATCAGGAAGCGGTTCGTGAAAAAGCCATACGCTCACCTGTTCTGCCCTGACGGGCGAAAGCTGGAGGGCGATGAAGCAGAAGACACTCTGCGCGATCTTCTCGGGTTCGATGAACCTGGCAAGACGGGCGCGAAGCCCGAAACCCTCGGCATGTGGAATGTGCTCTGGGTTCAGCAAGGCCAGTCCTTTGGTGCGCTCGATCTTCCCGACAGCGCGCGCTCGAATCTCCACAGCGCACTGGAATCGGAAGTCGGCGAGGTTCTGGGAGGCAAGCGCGGAAGGGCGTTGCCGGATGCGGTGGATAAGCAGCTCTCGGAACTTGTCACGTCCACTGGCAGGCCACGCGGGAACTACAAGGATTTGATCGACGAGGTGGAGACGCTGCGTGCCGAACTCGAAGGGCTGCAAAGCCGCCGCAGCGAACTCTCCAAGACTATGGAAGACCTGGAAGCCGCACAGGAAACGCTCGCGCGTCTCTCATCGGGAGAGCAAGACCAGAAGGACAAGGAGGAACTGGACGCAGCACGGAACCGACATGGTGAGCTTGCCAAGCTGGAATCACGCATTGAGGCCGCGGCGACTGATGTTGAGCTGAAGAAGCGCAATCTGGAACAAGCCGAACAGGCCATTGCCGAGCGTCGCGCTCTGAAAGAGCAGATCATGACCGACGCTGAGGCGGTCGAGGCGGCGAAGGAGAAACTCGACGAAGTTCGCGAGAAAGATCAGAAGCTGAGGAAACAAGTCGAGGGCCTTCGCAAAGATTCGAAGAAAGCCGAGGATGCCGTCACCGAGGCGGATAAGGCTGTGTCGATCGCCCGCCGCGTTCTCACTGCCGTTCAACGCGAGGGCCGCATTCGGGAGCTTCAGGAGCGCTACGAGAAAGCCCACGATGCCGAAAAGAAGCAAAGGGCTGCCCAACAGGGTGCGGCTGCCATTCTCGTCACTGACGAGAATATTGAAACGATACGAGATGCCGCGAAGAAACTCGAAACCGCGCGTTCCCGCCTTTCCGCTGCCGCGACCCTCGTTGCATTCGATATGCCTTCGGACCGGCTCTCCAAGATCCAGGTCGATGGAGCGGCACTTGCGGCCGGTCAGACATCGGTGGAAGCGGTTGAAGGGACAACGATCACCATCCCCGAGTACGGCAGCATTTCTGTTCAGCCTGCGATCAAGGACCGAGATAGCCTCATCGCAGAGCAGCGCGAAGCGAATGACGCCCTCAAAGCCGCGCTTGAAGAGTGCGGCGTCAAATCGGCTGATGCGGCTGAGGAACAGCTTGCAAAACGCGAGAAGCTCCTACGTGATGCGGAGCTTGCACGGCAGGAAGCCGAACTGCACGCGCCAGCGACGGATGACTACGAGGCCGGTGCAGAACCGCTTTCGGATCACATTGCGGGCCTGAAGGCCATTCTCGAACGGGAGCTTACCGACCTTGGGATCGAGAGCTTGCCATCGGAGAAAGAAGCGGAGCAGACCCTAATCTCTGCCCAGGAAAGCGCTCAGGAAGCAAGGGACACCCAGACCACCGTCCGAGCGACCCTTGGCGGGCCGGAAGAGGAGATGGGTCGTATCCAGACTGAGTTGGGGAGTGTGAAAACACGATATGACGACGGGAAGGAACGCCTCGAAAAGCTGAAGAAGAGTCTGGCTGAAGCGGAAGAGCAAACTTCTGATGATGACCTTGAGGCTGGTGTGGCGGCCGCTCGAAAGGCACTGGAAGATCAGGAAAAGGCTGTGTCTGAGCTGGAAGGACAGCGTGAGGGCGAGACGCTACCGCAATTGGAGGCGCGCATTTCTCGGTTGGACACAGCGCTACAGGAGCGTCGAGACAAGCGCTCTGATCTGAAAGAGAAGGTTGTCGGGCTGCAATCGCACATTGAAGCTCTTGAAGGTGCGGGCCTAGACGAGGCCATTCAGCAGAAAGCACGAGAGGTCGAGCTGGCTGACGATCAGCTTCAGCGCTACGAGCGTGAGGTGTCCGTGCTTTCCCTGCTGCTATCGACGCTACGTTCCGCAGAGACCGAAGCGAAAGAGCGCTACCTCTCTCCGGTGCTGAAACGGGTTCGTCCCTACTTGCAACTCCTGTTCCCCCGCGCAGAGATCACGATTGACGAAAACCTCCACATCGTCGGTGTGGTTCGCGAGAACGGGTACGAAGAATCTTTCGAACACCTGAGCATGGGGACGCAGGAACAAATCGCCGTTCTTGTTCGCCTCGCCTTTGCCGAGATGCTTGTCGAGCAAGGCCATCCTGCGACCGTTGTGCTCGATGATGCTCTGGTGTTTTCGGATGATCGGAGAATGGGCCGCATGTTCGACATTCTGAACATGGTCGGGCAGCAGGTTCAGGTCATCGTACTTACGTGCCGTGAACAACTTTTTGAGGGCATTGGCGGTCAGCACTTGTCATTGCAGGAGATTAACACCGAGGAGCTGGTTTCAGCATGACCTAACCAGAAGGGAGCAGCCTTGAGAATTGCATCTGTTCGTATCGAGAACTTCAGATCGTTCAAAGACGAGACCATTCCGTTCAATGACTATGCGTGTCTTGTCGGGCCGAACGGTGCAGGCAAATCGACAGTTCTCACCGCCCTAAACGTTTTCTTTCGAGAGTCAGATGGTCTTTCAACTGATTTAAGCCAGTTATATGATGAAGACTTTCACTGCAAAGACACGGATAATCCGGTCAGAATAACTGTTACGTTTGGGGACTTAAACGACGAAGCGACAGACGATTTTTCAGACTACGTGCGGCAGG from Kiloniellales bacterium includes the following:
- a CDS encoding tetratricopeptide repeat protein; this translates as MTTVFSRERDEATKEPGTHVLIIGAGAYPHLLGGTGKLARNPMGLQQLSSPPVSAKDLAAWFAARQADTPGDVGFWNPYVPLATVELLVSPSSDLTEEATRTNIESAYEIWINRVKENVQNIGIFYFCGHGVAGRNDYVLPADFGKSLNPWRDAIDITNTARAVRRRANASFYFFIDACRDCKPEALRPGAGQSSLDEFEPEKDVLSFSRLMVWAVGDGRQAHAPKGGVSRFTSAIIKALSGFCAEAVPEENTWVVTGATLCTSIERILEEENRSLEPRYRQHIEFQRIGSKVFHFETRRPQNVATTRSVLPVNLRVREELERMPGGAALPPMLREFLAEVVETGQRSLEEIEQLADSCVRQSKLLAQQLAVERDREVAGQAQALLDAGKLEEAGTVFEELIREAESRLGTYYQSRAEVAWLALSYDSDLLAEEAEKWFRRASEHGSLDGHYYLGRLLWEKGEYNEALQTIREAAWSGHNLAEEILFEWEKGL
- a CDS encoding metallophosphoesterase, with the protein product MTLKLLHSSDWQIGKVYRFVDDGTMGLLQEARLAAITRLGKLAVEHGAGHVLVAGDVYDMEALSPRSLNQPLERMRKFEKVTWHLMPGNHDPHRPHGLWDQLMRRGVPDNVIVHLSSEPRIFESDGFVVLPAPLQCRRTLQDPTAYMDEAETPDGIIRIGLAHGTVTGFGSDDKDVPNYINPDRPNAARLAYLALGDWHGQKKISDKVWYSGTHEADAFDVEGGGQALLVEIQSADAAPVVTPVETGHYRWMTLREQINSREEIDALVTTLRGSGDDLNRILVRLSVEGAVSLQDRQYFEEQIVEQVSAAFCYLRVDDARLFPSPSEEDLDQIDRGGFVRTAADVLKQKAEDMSDPDHEMAALALQRLYVEHMKLQTRSQ
- a CDS encoding AAA family ATPase, with product MKIRSIAVNQFKKFTTPMCLDDIGDGLNVVVGPNEMGKSTLLDALRAALFEKYSSKAQPITALQNDRNQAAPVVELAFEVDGGIYRIRKRFVKKPYAHLFCPDGRKLEGDEAEDTLRDLLGFDEPGKTGAKPETLGMWNVLWVQQGQSFGALDLPDSARSNLHSALESEVGEVLGGKRGRALPDAVDKQLSELVTSTGRPRGNYKDLIDEVETLRAELEGLQSRRSELSKTMEDLEAAQETLARLSSGEQDQKDKEELDAARNRHGELAKLESRIEAAATDVELKKRNLEQAEQAIAERRALKEQIMTDAEAVEAAKEKLDEVREKDQKLRKQVEGLRKDSKKAEDAVTEADKAVSIARRVLTAVQREGRIRELQERYEKAHDAEKKQRAAQQGAAAILVTDENIETIRDAAKKLETARSRLSAAATLVAFDMPSDRLSKIQVDGAALAAGQTSVEAVEGTTITIPEYGSISVQPAIKDRDSLIAEQREANDALKAALEECGVKSADAAEEQLAKREKLLRDAELARQEAELHAPATDDYEAGAEPLSDHIAGLKAILERELTDLGIESLPSEKEAEQTLISAQESAQEARDTQTTVRATLGGPEEEMGRIQTELGSVKTRYDDGKERLEKLKKSLAEAEEQTSDDDLEAGVAAARKALEDQEKAVSELEGQREGETLPQLEARISRLDTALQERRDKRSDLKEKVVGLQSHIEALEGAGLDEAIQQKAREVELADDQLQRYEREVSVLSLLLSTLRSAETEAKERYLSPVLKRVRPYLQLLFPRAEITIDENLHIVGVVRENGYEESFEHLSMGTQEQIAVLVRLAFAEMLVEQGHPATVVLDDALVFSDDRRMGRMFDILNMVGQQVQVIVLTCREQLFEGIGGQHLSLQEINTEELVSA